Genomic window (Akkermansiaceae bacterium):
TGTTGGACACCAGGTATTTCCGTTCGCCACTGAAACGCATCGAAGGCAAAGCCCCCTACCCCCGGATGGGTAAATACACCCCCGACCTCACCAGGGACGCCACCATGTTAGGCGACGAACAATGGACCTGGCTGGAGGGTGAACTTAAAAAGCCTGCCCGAGTGAGGATCATTGGCAGCAGTATCCAGTTTGCAGCACCTCACAACGGATACGAGACCTGGGCTAACATGCCGAATGAAAAACAGCGTATGATCGACCTCATTATCAAAACACGTGCGGAGGGGGTTGTGTTTCTCTCCGGAGACATCCACTCATCCGAGTTTTGCGTGGAGGAGCCACAGCAATGTTACCCGATTTTTGATCACACCAGCAGCTCGCTCAACGTGCCTCTGGGGGCGGCGGCAACACACCGGAGAATGGGACCGGCCTTTGGCGGGGCAAACTTCGGCGTGGTGCATATTGATTGGGCAAAAAGTGACCCGGTCATCCGTTTTTCAACCAAGGACACCTCGAATCAAACCCGTATCCACCACAGCATCCCGCTGTCGAAACTCACCTTTGCAGAAGAGAATCTGATCTGGACCACCACACCCGACAGCTTCGCCGGTGCGTGGCAGACATTTTACGGACCGCTTACCCTGGCCAAGGAAGGTGAAGGAAAATGGACCGGGACGTGCGCGGACCGAACCCTCACACTCAATGAAGGTCAGTTCGGCCTGGTGGGCACCTGGCGGGGAGAAAAACAACACGGCCGGGTAACATTCACCCTGACGCGTGATGGCAAGTTTCTGAATGGTGCCTATTCCTACGAAAACCTCCCGCTCCAACTCGACTGGGCGGGCTGGAAAGCCGACTGGGAAAAGCATTTCAAGCGGGACGATTACTACCAGCGGAAAAAGAAGAAGTGACCCATTTAACCGCGAAAAAATGCGAAATGCGCGAAAGGAAGACTTAGGAGAAAGCGGACGGCTTGCCTCCGCTTTCTCCTAAGTCGGCTTGCCGTGCCCTGTGGTAGCCTTGCGCGAGGGAGGGCCGACTTCCCTTTCAGCGACAGCTGCACTTCAATTTCATT
Coding sequences:
- a CDS encoding alkaline phosphatase family protein, translating into MKVHPLLASLYVCSVSLWAGPASSGTGPIRHTTLPNDNPDMTLSQFAFGACWKPSHSQKHWAPIMANQPQLWLWLGDNIYADTDDMAVMKNKYGQLGDTPGYRKLVDLCPVLATWDDHDFGKDDVGRDYRMREASQKVFLEFFNERPDSARHKRPGVYTSYYFGQADQRVQLILLDTRYFRSPLKRIEGKAPYPRMGKYTPDLTRDATMLGDEQWTWLEGELKKPARVRIIGSSIQFAAPHNGYETWANMPNEKQRMIDLIIKTRAEGVVFLSGDIHSSEFCVEEPQQCYPIFDHTSSSLNVPLGAAATHRRMGPAFGGANFGVVHIDWAKSDPVIRFSTKDTSNQTRIHHSIPLSKLTFAEENLIWTTTPDSFAGAWQTFYGPLTLAKEGEGKWTGTCADRTLTLNEGQFGLVGTWRGEKQHGRVTFTLTRDGKFLNGAYSYENLPLQLDWAGWKADWEKHFKRDDYYQRKKKK